One Thunnus albacares chromosome 12, fThuAlb1.1, whole genome shotgun sequence genomic region harbors:
- the rab12 gene encoding ras-related protein Rab-12, with protein sequence MDPRYDIPRRAAGGGGSANSSPALGAQSRRRKMPPRPADFKLQIIIIGSRGVGKTSLMERYTDDTFCEACKSTVGVDFKIKTVELRGRKIRLQIWDTAGQERFNSITSAYYRGAKGIVLVYDITKQETFDDLPKWMKMIDKYASEEAELLLVGNKLDCETDRIISRQQGERFASRISGMRFCEASAKDNFNVDEIFLKLVDDILSKMPLEIPNKELSNSVLSLQPEPEVPPELPPPRMRCC encoded by the exons ATGGATCCGAGATATGACATCCCGCGGAGGGCCGCCGGCGGCGGGGGCTCCGCGAACTCGTCCCCCGCTCTTGGGGCTCAGTCGCGCCGCAGGAAGATGCCACCCAGACCCGCTGATTTTAAACTTCAAATTATCATTATTGGCTCCCGTGGTGTTGGTAAAACCAGCCTAATGGAGAGATATACCGACGACACTTTCTGCGAAGCTTGCAAGTCGACCGTAG GAGTTGACTTCAAAATCAAGACAGTTGAgctgagagggaggaagattagACTACAGATATG GGACACTGCTGGCCAGGAGAGGTTCAACAGCATCACATCAGCCTACTACAGAGGTGCCAAGGGAATCGTGCTAGTGTATGATATCACGAAGCAGGAGACCTTCGACGACCTTCCCAAATGGATGAAAATGATAGACAAG TACGCCTCAGAGGAAGCAGAGCTTCTCCTGGTCGGGAACAAGCTGGACTGTGAGACTGATCGCATCATCTCCAGACAGCAGGGAGAGAGG TTCGCCTCTCGAATAAGTGGTATGCGCTTCTGCGAAGCTAGTGCCAAGGATAATTTTAATGTGGATGAGATCTTCCTGAAGCTTGTGGATGACATCCTCAGCAAG ATGCCTCTGGAAATTCCCAACAAGGAGCTTTCCAACAGTGTCCTGTCTCTGCAGCCTGAACCGGAAGTGCCTCCGGAGTTGCCCCCTCCCCGCATGCGCTGTTGCTGA